GGAGCGGCTCGGGCGCGTCGGTCACTTCGCGCCCGCGCGCGCGAAGTCCACGAAGCCGCGCTCGAAGTCGGTGTGCACGAGCTCGACCGCAACGCGGTCGCCCACGTCGAGGCCCTGGAAGCCGCGCACGACCCGGCCCTCGGCCGCGGGGTGGTCGATGCGGACCCACGTGCCCTTCTCGGAGGCGCCAGTCACGAACGCCTCGAAGCGCTCGCCGATGCGCGACGACAGGAGCAGTGCCGCGGCCGACTTGCGCACCCGCCGTTCGACCTTGGTGGCATGGTCCTCCTGCTCGGTGCAGTGAGTGGCGAGCGCGGAGAGCTCGCCCGGCGAGTACAGCGGTGCCTGGTCGGACAGCGCGGCCTTCAGCAGCCGCTGCGTGATCAGGTCGGGGAAGCGGCGGTTCGGCGCGGTCGAGTGCGTGTAGTCGCGCAGCGCCAGGGCGAAGTGTCCCGGGGCTGCCCGGCGCGGCAGGTCGAGCGCGTACTCACCTCGGCCGAGCAGCTTCACCACCGAGACCGAGAGATCGACGAAGCGCGCGGGATCGGCCTCGCGCCGCTTGTCGAGAAAGGCCTGGAGCGCGGCGTTCGACGGCTCGCCGGGGAGCTTCTCGCCCAGTGACTGGGCCAGATCCACGATCTTGGCCCAGCGCTCGGGCGAGCGCAGCACGCGCCGGATCGAGGGAAAGCCGCGCTCGTCGAGGAAGCGCGCGCTGGCGCCGTTCGCGGCGATCATGAAGTCCTCGATCAGGTCCTTGGCGCGGTTCCGCGCGTCGGGCACCAGG
The sequence above is drawn from the Myxococcota bacterium genome and encodes:
- a CDS encoding RNB domain-containing ribonuclease, whose protein sequence is MDLRAVARRAMFEGSLKPDFSPAALAEAARLDEAAAGRAAADLRDLRAPLWVSIDNDDSLDLDQLSVAEALPDGGAKIFVAIADVDALVEEGSAIDAHARTNTTSVYTAAQIFPMLPERLSTDLTSLREGVDRAAIVIETRVRPDGTITDCAVYRAVVRNHAKLAYNGVAAWLDGTSPAPERVSAVPGVAEQLRLQDGVARQLRKRRFEHGALSLETLEARAVFDDGALADLVPDARNRAKDLIEDFMIAANGASARFLDERGFPSIRRVLRSPERWAKIVDLAQSLGEKLPGEPSNAALQAFLDKRREADPARFVDLSVSVVKLLGRGEYALDLPRRAAPGHFALALRDYTHSTAPNRRFPDLITQRLLKAALSDQAPLYSPGELSALATHCTEQEDHATKVERRVRKSAAALLLSSRIGERFEAFVTGASEKGTWVRIDHPAAEGRVVRGFQGLDVGDRVAVELVHTDFERGFVDFARAGAK